In the Purpureocillium takamizusanense chromosome 5, complete sequence genome, one interval contains:
- a CDS encoding DNA helicase (COG:L~EggNog:ENOG503NYD3), whose translation MPALQRTNSCTDIGFTLRRQFQKDAFRPHQREIIEAALSGHDVYVQAATSFGKSLCFQLPAVVDQGITIVVSPLLSLMINQVAALRASGVDASSLNGDTPRDEKFRIHRDLETGHPRTRLLYVTPELCSRPEFRERLKLVYTQKELARIAIDEAHCISEWGHDFRKDFKRLSWFRETFPDVPIMCLTATANPQTFLMSPQRGNLHLEIRYTRDEEDNRLSDFLRWIRGVYERRRAEARRAELAQVGERADSVPGIIYTISRDECESLSAALRHEGVGARPFHAKLPKEVKEQTLARWIRNEPGYDIIVATTAFGMGIDKNNVRFVVHWRIPKSFEGYYQEAGRAGRDGNASYCFLYYSREDLERVTRMIRGDSKDGSNQEARLRSLHSLALYCEDTDTCRHAAICKYFGESAVPDCDFACDWHKDPDDLEKRFVRGLATEEWVSTQAMQGTYDGYYDE comes from the exons ATGCCGGCTCTGCAGAGGACAAACTCGTGCACGGACATCGGCTTCACCCTTCGGAGACAGTTTCAGAAGGATGCGTTCCG GCCGCATCAGCGAGAAAtcatcgaggcggcgctcagTGGCCACGATGTGTATGTGCAGGCGGCTACCTCTTTCGGCAAGAGCCTATGCTTTCAGCTTCCAGCCGTCGTGGATCAGGGCA TCACAATCGTTGTGTCGCCGTTATTAAGTCTGATG ATTAACCAAGTGGCGGCCTTGCGGGCGTCAGGCGTCGATGCGAGCTCTCTCAACGGCGATACGCCGCGCGACGAAAAATTTCGAATCCATCGTGACCTCGAGACGGGCCACCCAAGGACTCGTCTTTTGTATGTGACACCTGAACTGTGCTCTCGCCCTGAATTCCGCGAGCGCCTCAAGCTAGTTTACACGCAGAAGGAACTGGCCAGAATCGCTATTGACGAGGCTCACTGCATTTCGGAATGGGGCCATGACTTCCGCAAAGACTTTAAGCGGCTGTCGTGGTTTCGAGAGACCTTCCCAGATGTTCCCATAATGTGTCTCACGGCGACCGCAAACCCGCAG ACCTTTCTCATGAGCCCGCAGCGCGGCAACCTCCATCTTGAGATTCGGTATACCCGAGATGAGGAAGACAATAGATTATCGGATTTCCTGCGTTGGATACGTGGCGTAtatgagcggcggcgggccgaggCTCGACGGGCAGAGCTGGCTCAGGTGGGTGAACGGGCAGACAGCGTGCCTGGCATTATCTACACAATATCCCGAGATGAATGCGAATCGCTGtcggctgcgctgcgccacGAAGGGGTCGGAGCTCGTCCGTTTCATGCAAAGCTGCCGAAGGAAGTCAAGGAGCAGACGCTTGCCCGGTGGATCAGGAACGAGCCTGGATACGATATCATCGTGGCTACGACGGCGTTCGGAATGGGCATCGACAAGAACAACGTGCGATTCGTCGTGCACTGGCGCATACCAAAGTCGTTTGAGGGCTATTACCAAGAGGCCGGCAGGGCTGGTCGAGACGGCAACGCCAGCTATTGCTTCTTGTACTACAGCCGCGAGGACCTGGAGCGGGTGACGCGCATGATTCGCGGCGATTCCAAGGACGGGTCGAATCAGGAAGCGCGGCTGCGAAGCCTCCACTCGCTGGCGCTGTATTGCGAAGACACGGACACGTGCCGGCACGCGGCGATCTGCAAATACTTTGGCGAATCGGCAGTGCCCGACTGTGATTTTGCCTGCGACTGGCACAAGGATCCAGACGACCTCGAGAAGAGGTTCGTGCGTGGCCTGGCGACGGAGGAGTGGGTGAGCACGCAGGCGATGCAAGGCACGTACGACGGATACTATGACGAATGA
- a CDS encoding uncharacterized protein (COG:S~EggNog:ENOG503P7N7), with product MSSSSSAQHHHQPPSLSLSTSPRQTTATTATSTATATSTSTSRSLSPPTSLSQHALQQQQQQQQQNQHPLHDDHQHQQTQTQTQAQTPTQQQQQQQQQSHPSSPPLAPLYPHLPSPSSERHVAEARAAVVASIGNMLDSQLQTRASVLHDNAAALDRQERDVVAAADALRHERERLAREADAAARRLKELGNVQNWAEVLERGFLVLEETVRLANGAGSDHDDHDGGDGGSGSGSSCTSCSCSECGRERADAGGPEEEMDVDLDLAGRRGGPPGKDVETDAMAVDADGTRSAWSDTSRSLMEPESSTGTGRAKGSDTASLSTGSSSKDVT from the coding sequence atgtcctcctcgtcatcggcacagcaccaccaccagccgccgtcgttgtcactatcgacgtcgccgcgccagacgacggccacgacggccacgtccacggccacggcgacgtcgacgtcgacgtcgaggtccctgtcgccgcccacgtcgctGTCACAACACgccctccagcagcagcagcagcagcagcagcaaaaccAGCATCCACTACACGAcgaccaccaacaccaacagaCGCAAACGCAAACACAGGCACAGACGCCCacacagcagcaacaacaacagcaacaacaatCACACCCTTCTTCCCCGCCCCTCGCGCCGCTCTACCCGcacctcccctccccctcgtcggAGCggcacgtcgccgaggcgcgcgccgccgtcgtcgcctccatcgGCAACATGCTCGACTCGCAGCTGCAGACGCGCGCCTCGGTGCTGcacgacaacgccgccgccctcgaccgccaggagcgcgacgtcgtcgccgccgccgatgccctcCGCCATgagcgcgagcgcctcgcccgcgaggccgacgccgccgcccgcaggctcaaggagctcggcaACGTCCAGAACTGggccgaggtcctcgagcgcggcttcctcgtcctcgaggagacGGTCCGTCtggccaacggcgccggTAGTGACCatgacgaccacgacggtggagacggcggcagcggcagcggtagcAGCTGCACCAGCTGTAGCTGTAGCGAGTGTGGGAGGGAGCGtgccgatgccggcggccctGAGGAGGAAATGGATGTGGATCTGGACCTGGCTGGCCGAAGGGGCGGCCCCCCTGGCAAGGACGTCGAGACggacgccatggccgtggacgCGGACGGCACGCGCAGCGCCTGGTCCGACACGAGCCGCAGTCTCATGGAGCCCGAATCAAGTACAGGGACAGGCAGGGCAAAGGGATCCGACACTGCGTCTCTCTCTACCGGCTCTTCGTCCAAAGACGTGACCTAG
- a CDS encoding uncharacterized protein (COG:S~EggNog:ENOG503NVJ8), with the protein MSKQDDDVASAAQDSQQNHQAQESKDVAAPSPPASEPDAAAENDSFEDAVDAVSVRSLTKRSASASKSPPPPDAERDTKPDANDDTGDGRRDSSGTDTKPQQHRSSSQVSKRISHDSNLDNVDLDDEAPAKAKESHSPVEKEPSGRKLSLGGLTSALPSMPWSPQPESPAKSPRPPLAAVASPPPEPKPQPPTRKLTSPFSWLSRNTSSKDNQTSPPVQASTRRNTASSIATLMSNPEMMLSRLEEESEGTPNGKAAPNRESLKDRFKAVRMREEAGIAGGGGGSDGATDALGLVNQAGDASPTEKTPTQSLPGPDKALAPGTASGVNVGPSAMPDTQVDWDLWQSVVYEGPAAVARTSAEELNKAIATGIPHAIRGVIWQVLAQSKNEDLEAVYRELAARGTDKDKNRQSNSTTSSTVSNGNLSTHSGDAASSASSVHSEQSAGNGSISPKGEKSAEAIAKAQAAATAERKKREKEDAAVLQKLEKTIRRDLGARTSYSKFAAAAGLQEGLFGVCKAYALFDEGVGYAQGMNFLIMPLLFNMPEQEAFCLLVRMMNHYRLRDLFIQDMPGLHMHLYQFERLLEDVEPALYCHLHRRGVSPHLYATQWFLTLFAYRFPLQLVLRIYDLILSEGLSAILRFGIVLMQKNASTLLAISDMQQLTTHLKDKLFDVYIDKDPSQGSILENGFFGSSSSSMDKEVYRADQLIRDACEVKITPETLKLYTAEWEEKTKAERDREIELLELRAANQNFAIQVRKLEERVQVCDREQAALATELVHTKVENEELRDENESLKGQVRELKVVIEQQPAEIEEKWNMERDDLMKRNGNVHEENQRLEKEMSELEEELVQTKMQYAEINSQHEALTRKWADLKRQFS; encoded by the exons ATGTCTaagcaggacgacgacgtggcctcggcggcgcaagACAGTCAACAGAACCATCAAGCACAAGAGTCAAAAGATGTTGCTGCCCCGTCCCCACCGGCCTCGGAGCCAGATGCT GCTGCCGAGAATGACTCGTTTGAAgatgctgtcgacgccgtgtcCGTGCGGTCCCTGACAAAAAGATCTGCATCCGCCAGCAAGAGCCCGCCACCTCCCGACGCTGAGCGAGACACCAAGCCCGATGCGAACGACGACACTGGGGATGGTCGCCGTGACTCGTCCGGGACTGATACCAAGCCTCAGCAACACCGGTCCTCGTCGCAAGTCTCCAAACGCATATCGCACGACTCAAATCTCGATAATGTCGATCTGGACGATGAAGCcccggccaaggccaagg AGTCGCACAGCCCTGTCGAAAAAGAACCGTCCGGCAGAAAGCTGTCTCTGGGCGGCCTCACCAGCGCTTTGCCCTCCATGCCCTGGTCGCCCCAACCCGAGTCGCCCGCAAAGAGTCCGAGACCACCGTTGGCCGCGGTTGCCTCACCGCCTCCAGAGCCCAAGCCACAACCTCCCACCCGAAAGCTTACAAGCCCCTTCTCGTGGCTTTCGCGCAACACATCTAGCAAGGACAATCAAACCTCTCCACCTGTACAAGCATCCACGAGAAGGAATACGGCTAGCTCCATTGCGACCCTGATGAGCAACCCGGAGATGATGTTGAGCCGtttggaggaggagagcgaaGGTACGCCCAATGGCAAAGCCGCCCCGAACCGCGAGAGCCTCAAGGACAGGTTTAAAGCAGTCCGTATGCGAGAGGAGGCTGGCattgcgggcggcggcgggggctcAGATGGGGCCACCGATGCGCTAGGCCTGGTCAACCAAGCTGGGGATGCCTCACCCACCGAAAAGACCCCTACACAATCTCTTCCTGGGCCAGACAAGGCGCTGGCCCCCGGGACAGCCTCGGGTGTCAATGTTGGCCCGTCAGCCATGCCGGACACACAGGTTGACTGGGATCTGTGGCAGTCAGTCGTCTATGAGGGACCTGCCGCAGTAGCCCGCACCAGtgccgaggagctcaacAAGGCCATCGCCACGGGAATACCCCATGCCATTCGGGGAGTTATTTGGCAGGTTCTAGCACAGAGCAAGAACGAGGATCTTGAGGCGGTTTACCGAGAGCTTGCAGCGAGGGGCacggacaaggacaagaacaGACAGAGCAACAGCACAACGTCGAGCACAGTCAGCAATGGCAACCTCAGCACACacagcggcgacgcagcaTCCTCGGCATCATCCGTGCACTCTGAACAGTCTGCCGGCAATGGTAGCATCTCCCCGAAGGGAGAAAAGAGCGCAGAGGCCATTGCTAAAGCGCAAGCTGCAGCCACTGCTGAGCGCAAAAAGCGAGAAAAGGAGGATGCTGCGGTATTGCAGAAGCTGGAGAAGACCATTCGCCGCGATCTTGGGGCCCGTACAAGCTATTCGAAGtttgcggccgccgccgggcttcaGGAGGGCCTGTTTGGTGTCTGCAAGGCCTACGCTCTCTTCGACGAGGGGGTGGGATATGCACAGGGCATGAACTTTCTGATAATGCCCCTGCTTTTCAAT ATGCCAGAGCAGGAGGCCTTCTGCCTTTTAGTTCGCATGATGAACCACTACCGCCTCCGGGACCTCTTCATCCAGGATATGCCGGGATTGCACATGCACCTCTACCAATTTGAGCGACTGCTAGAGGATGTCGAACCTGCACTATACTGTCACTTACACAGGCGAGGCGTCTCACCACATCTTTATGCCACACAGTGGTTCCTGACATTGTTCGCGTACCGTTTCCCTCTTCAGCTGGTGCTTCGAATCTACGACCTGATTCTGTCCGAGGGCCTGTCGGCAATCCTCCGCTTTGGTATTGTGCTGATGCAGAAGAACGCCAGCACGTTGCTGGCTATTTCGGATATGCAACAGCTCACGACGCACCTTAAGGACAAGCTCTTCGACGTGTATATCGACAAGGACCCGAGCCAAGGAAGCATTCTCGAGAATGGTTTCTTCGGAAGCTCTAGTTCGAGCATGGACAAGGAAGTGTACAGGGCAGACCAGCTGATCAGGGACGCCTGCGAGGTTAAGATCACGCCCGAGACACTGAAATTGTACACGGCCGAGTGGGAAGAAAAGACAAAGGCCGAGCGAGACCGCGAGATAGAGCTGCTGGAACTCCGCGCGGCGAACCAGAACTTTGCCATCCAGGTCCGGAAGCTGGAAGAGCGCGTCCAGGTGTGCGACCGTGAACAAGCTGCCCTAGCCACGGAGCTCGTGCACACGAAGGTGGAGaacgaggagctgcgggaCGAGAACGAGAGCCTCAAGGGCCAGGTCCGAGAACTGAAGGTTGTCatcgagcagcagcctgccgAAATTGAAGAGAAGTGGAACATGGAGAGGGACGACTTGATGAAGCGGAACGGGAACGTCCACGAGGAGAATCAACGCCTGGAGAAGGAGATGTCCGAGCTGGAAGAGGAGCTTGTCCAGACGAAGATGCAATACGCTGAG ATCAACTCGCAGCATGAGGCTCTGACTCGCAAATGGGCCGACTTGAAGCGTCAATTTTCGTAG
- the SOG2_2 gene encoding RAM signaling network component (COG:S~EggNog:ENOG503NWQU), whose amino-acid sequence MDRLNRMPGPSNAQASSLRGLPENPAHGRRPVPNSAATSNGPPPPLPPMPNLRNASSNATLSASNSLTPSQVISLAREAMRTALESEKSQAAEAGAVAPGLRSGVTIDLSRKNIHKLPEEVVDVVKDELERLALSHNQLSSLPACFSECTSLRYLNIRGNQIKEFPLPLCGLRSLEILDLGRNQLRVLPNDIVNLSSLKVLSIPKNQIRELPLCLADMVSLQVLKLEGNPISFPPMHTFKPQSGSPPNDGSSRDAEVTDVATTALIKKYLRQYAINGRMEAEGTGDESSEGAETPRFPLKRAASGRFPIKISGSDGSDMRSPNATSRPPPIPSRSHYRGLSQQSTSGRRPGVMPLTIGNVNERLRSNSESLLRSDRPDGRNRRMGVVTRKTSELGTLDETQANVRFSHYRGLSHGSAMQGNPPVAKSPATPTEPHMQHPTYIRRLSVLPERRRESKIFDPIIEAAKGILYSVFQIHPMIQALMTLTNDGSAKRSSLEIVVYNTNSHLLELEEEVQKHDAAVAEGDEYATCENEHILRACQTLVSAYGHVCTLLADNIDTFVDNGDARYIRTLLMCLYNSIMELRVTLASVTAEQAKPRHWTQQNLDNAHNTIRPYHRELTATPTAERPGFARHRNGTVVHNPANLRVATNVPVPQLNGGGRTAIMTSATPRSGEPFPPIHSRDISIDFSEDDAQFDRIYLSLQKSIDVVLRTLPNFHVQLTGGLRHAVAHRAPAAALGQWKALLGSVNATIQQTEILRNKLSMIKLKDPNARTQLGLWSQCFEFVDAWLAMLSLLKAGTNAIPLPPETRTKLRPVQQSIKETTNAITQSPWQYLFQRENQARFGGMYSSQSASPTQAQLPITPQSAALGPAMQATVPTTPHSAAFAAAFHGNVFDRADALIANPGISMSRSGTMTRGHSGFNSLSSISSMSSDGNAPPPSAAFSPNSGLGLVPPRMNGSRVAI is encoded by the exons ATGGACCGGTTGAACCGAATGCCCGGGCCGTCCAACGCCCAGGCATCGTCTCTCCGGGGCCTCCCCGAGAACCCGGCTCACGGACGACGCCCGGTACCGAACTCCGCTGCCACGTCCAAcggccctccgccgccgctcccgcccaTGCCAAACCTGCGAAACGCTTCCTCCAACGCGACATTGTCGGCCTCGAACTCGTTGACGCCATCGCAGGTCATTTCGCTTGCCCGCGAGGCCATGCGGACCGCCCTCGAAAGTGAAAAGAGCCAAGCCGCGGAAGCCGGAGCCGTTGCGCCGGGGCTCCGGTCCGGCGTTACCATTGATTTGAGCCGCAAGAATATTCACAAGCTGCCAGAGGAGGTCGTCGATGTTGTCAAAGACGAGTTGGAAAG ACTTGCTTTGTCGCATAATCAGCTCTCCTCTCTTCCAGCCTGCTTTTCTGAGTGCACGTCGCTACGATACCTGAACATCAGGGGGAATCAAATCAAGGAATTTCCTTTGCCG TTATGCGGCCTGAGGTCTCTTGAGATACTCGATCTCGGTCGCAACCAGCTCCGGGTTCTGCCAAACGACATTGTGAATCTGTCGTCTCTCAAAGTCCTCTCGATACCAAAGAACCAGATCCGGGAGCTCCCCCTATGCCTTGCGGACATGGTTTCGCTCCAGGTACTCAAGCTGGAGGGCAATCCGATTAGCTTTCCTCCCATGCATACCTTCAAACCGCAAAGCGGAAGCCCACCCAACGATGGCAGTTCAAGAGATGCAGAGGTCACGGACGTGGCCACGACTGCGCTTATCAAGAAGTACTTGCGCCAGTATGCGATCAACGGGCGCATGGAGGCGGAGGGTACCGGCGACGAGTCTAGCGAAGGTGCCGAGACGCCACGATTTCCACTCAAGCGAGCCGCGAGTGGCCGCTTTCCCATCAAGATCAGCGGCTCTGATGGTAGCGATATGCGGTCGCCAAACGCCACATcacggccaccacccatTCCCTCGAGATCCCACTACCGGGGCCTATCGCAACAAAGCACCTCTGGCCGTCGGCCTGGGGTTATGCCATTGACCATTGGCAACGTCAACGAGAGGCTTCGCAGCAACTCCGAATCGTTACTGCGGTCTGACAGGCCCGACGGACGGAATCGACGCATGGGCGTCGTAACGAGGAAGACGTCGGAGCTCGGGACTCTGGACGAGACGCAGGCCAATGTGCGATTCAGCCACTATCGGGGCTTGAGCCATGGCTCAGCGATGCAGGGCAACCCACCTGTTGCCAAGAGCCCCGCGACACCGACCGAGCCACACATGCAGCATCCCACATACATCCGGCGGCTCTCGGTTCTCCCCGAACGCCGACGCGAATCGAAGATCTTCGACCCCATCATCGAAGCGGCCAAGGGCATTCTCTACTCTGTGTTCCAAATACACCCGATGATCCAAGCACTCATGACGCTGACCAACGATGGGTCTGCGAAGAGGTCGAGCCTGGAGATTGTAGTCTACAATACTAATTCTCACCTTTTGGAactggaggaggaggttcAAAAACATGACGCAGCtgtggccgagggcgatgagtACGCCACATGCGAGAACGAGCACATCCTGCGCGCATGCCAGACTCTCGTCAGTGCGTACGGACATGTGTGCACGCTCCTGGCGGACAACATCGATACATTTGTGGACAACGGAGACGCCCGTTATATCCGGACGCTCCTGATGTGCCTTTACAACAGTATCATGGAGCTCCGCGTGACCCTGGCGTCAGTCAcggccgagcaggccaagcCCCGGCACTGGACGCAGCAGAACTTGGACAACGCCCATAACACTATACGCCCCTATCACCGCGAGCTCACTGCGACTCCAACTGCGGAGCGACCAGGTTTTGCGCGACACCGTAATGGTACGGTCGTACACAACCCTGCGAATCTGAGAGTGGCGACAAACGTTCCTGTCCCGCAGCTCAATGGAGGCGGTCGGACTGCGATCATGACGTCGGCGACTCCTCGTTCGGGCGAGCCGTTCCCGCCCATTCATAGCCGGGACATCAGCATCGACTTCTCAGAAGACGATGCACAATTCGACCGAATTTACCTGTCTCTTCAGAAGTCGATCGACGTGGTCCTCCGCACCCTGCCCAACTTCCATGTCCAGTTGACGGGCGGCTTGCGGCATGCCGTTGCGCATCGCGCCCCGGCCGCAGCTCTAGGACAGTGGAAGGCGTTGCTCGGCAGCGTCAACGCGACAATACAGCAGACAGAGATTTTGCGGAACAAGCTGTCGATGATCAAGCTCAAAGATCCCAATGCTAGAACTCAACTTGGCCTCTGGAGCCAATGTTTCGAATTCGTCGACGCGTGGCTGGCCATGTTGTCCCTCCTCAAGGCTGGGACCAACGCGatcccgctgccgccggaaACGAGAACCAAGTTGCGACCGGTGCAGCAGAGCATCAAGGAGACGACCAACGCCATTACGCAGTCACCGTGGCAGTACCTGTTCCAGCGCGAGAATCAGGCTCGCTTTGGCGGAATGTATTCGTCTCAAAGCGCCTCCCCGACGCAGGCGCAACTACCGATCACCCCGCAGAGTGCAGCGCTCGGTCCGGCCATGCAGGCGACGGTTCCAACGACGCCTCATAGCGCGGCCTTTGCCGCTGCCTTCCATGGGAATGTCTTTGATCGAGCAGACGCGCTCATCGCCAACCCGGGCATTTCCATGTCGCGGAGCGGAACCATGACCCGGGGTCACTCTGGCTTCAACTCGCTGTCGTCCATttcgtccatgtcgtcggatggcaacgcgccgccgccgtcggcagcctTCAGCCCCAACAGCGGACTGGGGCTCGTGCCTCCACGCATGAACGGCAGCAGGGTGGCTATCTAG
- a CDS encoding uncharacterized protein (EggNog:ENOG503P96Q), producing the protein MLAGLAAAPHQPAPNLTPYLAQQQEQHQQPLAVHSDTQLQSADLLPVQPSQAAAETPAPRTQYASPYVTQVAINATHGFPVAHQPGTTNLAFDPSQPEFGAAAQNSQHMTQQNPGSWSQSKTWMSQEATDRAAFSRLMTNLHHIGVDKSPFIPQSPSEMAAHKAAFAEDRRKELEATLRQRENTAERRKHSGLTKEEQEQADVKVGPLFGGRQLSAAFSPVLGAPNCFNNNDPTPEHLRADWPTMAEYKEAPVGRYGRALPVPRMNVVDPGYAQAHPDAVYNPDGTIRWQAKLPVPNSHLLLPTSPPEEW; encoded by the exons ATGTTGGCGGGCCTCGCAGCTGCACCGCACCAACCTGCCCCTAATCTGACTCCTTATCTAGCTCAGCAACAAgagcagcatcagcagccgcTCGCGGTACACAGTGACACGCAGCTTCAGTCAGCGGACCTGCTTCCCGTCCAACCCAGCCAAGCCGCTGCAGAGACGCCTGCTCCTCGGACTCAGTATGCC AGCCCGTATGTGACCCAGGTTGCGATCAATGCGACCCACGGTTTCCCTGTTGCACATCAGCCAGGGACCACCAACCTCGCTTTCGATCCATCGCAGCCAGAGTTCGGTGCGGCAGCGCAAAACTCACAGCATATGACGCAGCAAA ATCCTGGATCGTGGTCACAGTCAAAGACATGGATGAGTCAGGAGGCGACAGACCGCGCCGCCTTCTCTCGGCTCATGACAAACCTTCACCACATCGGGGTAGACAAGTCGCCCTTCATCCCGCAGAGCCCGTCGGAGATGGCCGCTCACAAGGCCGCCTTTGCCGAGGATCGACgcaaggagctggaggcAACGCTTCGCCAGCGGGAGAACACCGCGGAACGCAGGAAGCACTCGGGCCTCACAAAAGAagagcaggagcaggctgACGTGAAAGTTGGCCCGCTGTTTGGCGGCCGGCAGCTGAGCGCCGCCTTCTCCCCAGTGCTGGGCGCGCCAAACTGCTTCAACAACAACGACCCGACTCCCGAACACTTGCGTGCCGACTGGCCCACGATGGCAGAGTACAAAGAAGCGCCAGTCGGTCGTTACGGCCGCGCCTTGCCCGTGCCGCGCATGAACGTGGTCGACCCCGGCTACGCCCAGGCCCATCCAGACGCCGTCTACAATCCCGATGGCACCATCCGCTGGCAGGCCAAGTTGCCGGTCCCCAACTCGCATTTACTTCTGCCCACCTCGCCACCCGAAGAGTGGTAG
- the TSC13 gene encoding Very-long-chain enoyl-CoA reductase (EggNog:ENOG503NXAI~TransMembrane:5 (o90-113i125-144o171-187i199-222o253-277i)~COG:I~BUSCO:EOG09263FR7): MAPTTLRLTNRSPKQPVKRLPASVELPAEATVEDLKKLIAQTSKVGDFNRIGLFDPTTKKTLKNRKARIFDEQNVSAAGEVLVKDLGPQIAWRTVFLIEYLGPILIHVLVVAARPYIYRDAGATPEAMSFTQWLSFGMIVAHFVKRELETLFVHKFSANTMPVFNIFKNSVFYWALSGLLCALSIYHPRSLAARADLPVIDAVGTALYLFAEMGNATVHLYLSSLRSPGGTERQIPSGNGFGLVTCPNYMFEILAWVGIIVASRDWAVAVFISVGAAQMYTWARGKESAYRKEFGDKYKKKRYVILPGLL; this comes from the exons ATGGCGCCCACAACGCTCAGACTCACGAACCGCT CGCCCAAGCAGCCCGTGAAGCGGCTCCCCGCCTCGGTCGAGCTCCCTGCCGAGGCCACcgtcgaggacctcaagaagctcatcGCCCAGACGTCCAAGGTTGGCGACTTCAACCGCATCGGCCTTTTcgacccgacgacgaagaagacgctcAAGAACCGCAAGGCCCGCATCTTTGATGAGCAAaacgtcagcgccgccggcgaggtgctcgtcAAGGACCTCGGCCCGCAGATTGCTTGGCGCaccgtcttcctcatcgagTACCTGGGCCCGATCCTGATtcacgtcctcgtcgtcgccgcgcggcCGTACATCTACCGTGATGCCGGCGCCACCCCCGAGGCCATGTCCTTCACCCAGTGGCTCAGCTTTGGCATGATCGTCGCTCACTTTGTCAagcgcgagctcgagacgcTCTTCGTACACAAGTTCTCGGCCAACACGATGCCAGTCTTCAACATCTTCAAGAACAGCGTCTTCTACTGGGCCCTGTCCGGCCTGCTCTGTGCCTTGTCCATCTATCACCCACGCTCCCTGGCTGCCCGTGCAGACCTCCCCGTTATCGACGCTGTCGGCACCGCCCTGTACCTGTTTGCCGAGATGGGCAACGCCACGGTGCACCTGTACCTGTCGTCGCTGCGGTCGCCTGGCGGCACCGAGCGCCAGATCCCCTCGGGCAACGGATTCGGGCTCGTCACCTGCCCCAACTACATGTTCGAGATCCTGGCGTGGGTGGGCATCATTGTCGCCAGCCGCGactgggccgtcgccgtcttcatcagTGTGGGCGCTGCGCAGATGTATACCTGGGCGCGGGGCAAGGAGAGCGCATATCGCAAGGAGTTTGGCGACAAGTACAAGAAGAAGCGCTACGTCATCCTCCCCGGCTTGCTGTAA
- the RPS8A gene encoding ribosomal protein S8A (COG:J~EggNog:ENOG503NWB7) has product MGISRDSRHKRSASGAKRAYYRKKRAFEAGRQGANTRIGAKRIHTVRTRGGNHKYRALRLDSGNFAWASEGCTRKTRVIVVAYHPSNNELVRTNTLTRSAVVQIDAAPFRQWYEAHYGQPIGRRRQKAQAAKEGKVEEETKKSKAVEKKQAARYASQGKVEPAVEKQFEAGRLYAIISSRPGQSGRCDGYILEGEELAFYQRKLHK; this is encoded by the exons ATGGGTATCTCTCGCGACTCCCGCCACAAGCGCTCCGCCTCCGGTGCCAAGCGCGCATACTACC GGAAGAAGCGCGCTTTCGAGGCTGGCCGCCAGGGTGCCAACACCCGTATCGGCGCCAAGCGCATCCACACCGTCCGCACCCGCGGCGGTAACCACAAGTAccgcgccctgcgcctcgacTCGGGCAACTTCGCCTGGGCCTCCGAGGGCTGCACCCGCAAGACccgcgtcatcgtcgtcgcctacCACCCCTCCAACAACGAGCTTGTCCGCACCAATACCCTGACCcgctccgccgtcgtccagaTCGACGCTGCCCCCTTCCGGCAATGGTACGAGGCCCACTACGGCCAGCCCATCGGCCGTAGACGCCAgaaggcccaggccgccaaggagggcaaggTTGAGGAGGAGaccaagaagagcaaggccgtcgagaagaagcaggccgcccgctACGCTTCCCAGGGCAAGGTCGAGCCCGCTGTTGAGAAGCAGTTCGAGGCTGGTCGTCTCTACGCCATCATCTCCAGCCGCCCCGGCCAGTCCGGCCGCTGCGACGGCTACATCCTGGAGGGTGAGGAGCTTGCCTTCTACCAGCGCAAGCTGCACAAGTAA